A single Lathyrus oleraceus cultivar Zhongwan6 unplaced genomic scaffold, CAAS_Psat_ZW6_1.0 chrUn0029, whole genome shotgun sequence DNA region contains:
- the LOC127112057 gene encoding uncharacterized protein LOC127112057: MLAEFDPIIQEHVRRVTTQKVHIHYLGHNIQNELISLLGSAIKIEIIRKIKQAKYFSVILDCTPDVSHQEQMSLIIRYVDISSASVSIEESFLGFLNVNDTSGQGLFDVLQNELKELGLDLFDVRGQCYDNGSNMKGKHQGVQKRLLDINSRAFYTTCGCHSLNLTLCDMANSCIKAMNFFGVVQRIYTKSLSSTRWESRVESVKAIRTQMLEFTEALLEVSENDLDPKIQNEVKSLATNELGDFEFLMAIIIWFEILSAINSVSKLLQEKDMLIDVAMQKIKELISYFEGYRETCFYKLFINAKEIEVELNIAQIFPQRRIIRRKRQFDENLNILSVELSEEESFRVNYLLYLVDQAVVSLNKRFEQYQEYESIFGFLFTSHKLQSLDDATLKSCCTNFEQALKHNEQSDIDGNEFFAELKLLREMLPEGTIRPTDILLLFLKGLDCFPNTVIAYRILLTIPVTVASAERSFSKLKLLKTYLRSTMSQERLNGLVLIAIENDILETIKYEDLVDYFASKNVRRKTLFICEECGNTESLFSEGLRPYFYNPNGDDGGGGLQRLMTVAQSGHKAANVYGMITLSSENDDSRKEGIEHLRPVL, encoded by the exons ATGTTAGCTGAATTTGACCCAATCATCCAAGAACATGTTAGACGTGTTACAACTCAAAAAGTTCATATTCATTATCTTGGGCATAACATACAAAATGAGTTGATTTCATTGCTTGGTTCTGCAATTAAAATTGAAATCATTAGAAAAATCAAACAGGCAAAGTATTTTTCAGTGATACTTGATTGTACTCCTGATGTTAGTCACCAAGAGCAGATGTCTTTGATAATAAGATATGTGGATATTTCTTCAGCTTCTGTTAGTATTGAGGAATCATTTTTAGGATTTTTGAATGTGAATGATACAAGTGGTCAGGGGCTTTTTGATGTTTTACAAAATGAATTGAAAGAACTTGGTCTCGATCTATTTGACGTGAGAGGGCAATGTTATGATAATGGGTCCAATATGAAAGGAAAACACCAAGGTGTGCAAAAGAGATTATTAGACATAAATTCGAGAGCCTTTTATACTACTTGTGGTTGTCATAGTCTTAATTTGACATTGTGTGATATGGCTAACTCTTGTATTAAAGCTATGAATTTTTTTGGAGTTGTTCAACGCATTTATACAAAATCATTGTCATCCACTCGTTGGGAGAGTCGTGTAGAAAGTGTCAAAGCTATAAGAACTCAAATGTTAGAATTTACAGAAGCTTTACTTGAAGTGTCAGAAAATGATCTTGATCCTAAAATACAAAATGAAGTTAAATCCTTAGCAACAAATGAGCTTGGTGATTTTGAGTTTTTAATGGCTATAATTATTTGGTTTGAAATATTATCTGCAATTAATTCTGTTAGCAAGCTTTTACAGGAAAAGGATATGCTTATTGATGTTGCTATGCAAAAAATTAAGGAGTTAATTTCGTATTTTGAGGGATATAGAGAAACATGTTTTTATAAGTTATTCATTAACGCTAAGGAAATTGAGGTGGAATTGAATATTGCCCAAATATTTCCTCAAAGGCGTATAATTAGAAGAAAAAGGCAATTTGATGAGAATTTGAATATCCTATCAGTCGAGCTATCAGAAGAAGAATCATTCAGGGTTAATTATTTACTTTACCTTGTTGATCAAGCTGTTGTTTCTCTTAATAAGAGGTTTGAGCAATACCAAGAGTATGAAAGTATTTTTGGTTTCTTGTTTACTTCTCACAAGTTACAATCATTAGATGATGCAACTTTGAAGTCTTGTTGTACTAACTTTGAGCAGGCATTGAAACATAATGAGCAATCTGATATTGATGGGAATGAATTTTTTGCAGAGTTGAAGTTACTAAGAGAAATGTTGCCTGAAGGAACCATAAGACCTACtgatatattattattatttttaaaaggATTGGATTGTTTTCCTAATACAGTTATTGCATATAGAATCTTATTGACTATTCCTGTGACAGTTGCTTCAGCAGAAAGAAGTTTTTCAAAATTGAAATTGTTAAAGACTTACTTGCGGTCTACCATGTCACAAGAAAGGCTTAATGGATTGGTATTAATAGCTATTGAAAATGATATTTTGGAGACAATAAAATATGAAGACTTAGTTGACTATTTTGCTTCAAAAAATGTTCGTAGGAAGACTCTTTTTAT CTGTGAGGAATGTGGAAACACTGAAAGTTTGTTTAGCGAAGGGTTACGTCCCTACTTTTACAATCCAAATGGAGATGATGGTGGTGGTGGTCTTCAAAGATTAATGACTGTTGCTCAAAGTGGTCACAAAGCAGCAAATGTGTATGGTATGATAACGTTGTCTTCAGAAAATGATGATTCAAGAAAAGAAGGAATTGAACATTTGCGTCCTGTCCTCTAA